A section of the Lathamus discolor isolate bLatDis1 chromosome 6, bLatDis1.hap1, whole genome shotgun sequence genome encodes:
- the LOC136017805 gene encoding olfactory receptor 5AP2-like: protein MGRNHTQIKFILLGITGSPGAQTPLFVLFLLIYIVTFVGNIGIITLVRVSPSLHTPMYFFLTHFAFIDICCSTAISPRMLADLLSEDKTISFTGCMTQFFTLAFFATIECHLLAMMAYDRHVAICQPLLYVTIISSHVCRQLIASSCLFAFLSAIIYTWCVFGGFFCGPNHIDHFFCDEVPVLKLVCSDTHSSEMVIFAFITINEVGTSLVILLSYISIIRTVLRMCSAQSRARAFHTCSSHLMAVSMYFGSAFFMYLQPPSSHRSLDKVVSVIYALLIPMLNPFIYSLRNKEVKGALVKCGRRFSIHWQHRRALPSRT from the coding sequence ATGGGACGAAATCACACCCAGATTAAATTCATCCTGTTGGGAATTACAGGCAGCCCAGGTGCACAGACTcctctttttgtcttgtttctatTGATTTACATTGTCACTTTTGTGGGGAACATTGGCATTATTACATTGGTTCGGGTGTCTCCCAGCCTCCACAcccccatgtacttcttcctcaCCCATTTTGCCTTCATTGACATCTGCTGTTCCACAGCCATCTCCCCCAGGATGCTGGCAGACCTGTTATCAGAggacaaaaccatttctttcactggctGCATGACCCAATTCTTCACATTAGCTTTCTTTGCTACTATTGAGTGTCACCTGCTGGCCATGATGGCCTACGACCGGCACGTTGCTATCTGCCAGCCCCTGCTTTATGTGACCATCATCTCCAGCCATGTCTGCCGGCAGCTGATAGCATCATCCTGCCTATTCGCCTTCCTCAGTGCCATCATCTACACATGGTGCGTGTTTGGAGGTTTCTTTTGTGGTCCCAACCACATTGACCACTTTTTTTGTGATGAAGTTCCTGTGCTAAAGCTCGTGTGCTCTGACACCCACAGCAGCGAGATGGTCATCTTTGCCTTTATCACCATCAATGAGGTGGGCACGAGCTTGGTCATTTTGCTTTCCTACATCTCTATCATCCGCACGGTGCTGAGGatgtgctcagcacagagcagggccagagccTTTCACACCTGCTCCTCCCATTTGATGGCTGTTTCCATGTACTTTGGGTCAGCATTCTTCATGTACCTGCAACCTCCATCTAGCCACAGGAGCCTGGATAAGGTGGTCTCCGTCATCTATGCTTTGCTCATCCCCATGCTCAATCCATTCatctacagcctgaggaacAAGGAGGTGAAAGGGGCTCTGGTGAAGTGCGGGAGGAGGTTCTCCATCCACTGGCAACATAGAAGAGCTTTGCCATCCAGAACATGA
- the LOC136017809 gene encoding olfactory receptor 5G3-like, which yields MAQSNCTQVTEFSLAGFTEHPVTQVYLFLLFLLTYLVTIVGNLGIIILIRASPHLHSPMYYLLGNLAFVDLCSSTIITPKMLVDLMSEKKSIAYAGCMAQVFLFDVFGISESFLLAAMAYDRYMAICHPLLYPLVMSPKCCFQLVSGSYLVGLTNGVGQTISMSTLSFCSSSTIDLFFCDISPLISLSTSNTTLSRIILTTAASLFGVSCSLVVLLSYVAIITTILSINSAEGKRKTFSTCTSHLTTVSIFYGASFFTYLNPISVTSRGADKWAVVLYTVVTPMLNPLIYSLRNKEVKEALKKLTKIK from the coding sequence ATGGCACAAAGCAATTGCACCCAAGTGACCGAGTTCAGCCTGGCGGGCTTCACAGAGCATCCAGTGACTCAGGTCTACTtgttcctgctcttcctgctcacCTACCTTGTCACCATCGTGGGCAACCTGGGCATCATCATCTTAATCAGGGCCAGCCCCCACCTCCACTCCCCCATGTATTATTTGCTGGGCAACCTGGCCTTTGTAGACCTCTGTTCTTCCACCATCATCACCCCCAAGATGTTGGTTGACTTGATGTCAGAGAAGAAGAGCATTGCTTATGCTGGGTGCATGGCTCAGGTCTTCCTCTTTGATGTCTTTGGAATAAGTGAAAGCTTCCTGTTGGCTGCAATGGCCTATGACCGTTACATGGCCATTTGCCATCCCCTGCTCTACCCCCTTGTCATGTCCCCAaagtgctgtttccagctggtGTCTGGCTCGTACCTCGTGGGTCTGACCAATGGTGTGGGACAGACCATCAGCATGTCCAccctgtccttctgcagctccagcacaatCGACCTCTTCTTCTGTGACATTTCCCCTCTCATCTCTCTCTCCACCTCCAACACTACCCTCAGCCGCATCATCCTGaccactgcagcatctctctttGGTGTGTCCTGCAGCCTGGTTGTCCTGCTCTCCTATGTGGCCATCATCACCACCATCCTCAGCATCAATTCAGCTGAGGGCAAGCGCAAAACCTTCTCCACCTGCACATCCCACCTCACCACCGTCAGCATCTTCTATGGGGCATCCTTCTTCACATACTTAAACCCCATCTCAGTCACCTCAAGAGGAGCAGATAAATGGGCTGTGGTGCTCTACACCGTGGTGACTCCCATGCTGAACCCCTTGatctacagcctgaggaacAAGGAGGTGAAAGAGGCTTTGAAAAAACTCACGAAAATAAAGTGA